GCGTACCTGCGGGCCCTGATCGCGGAGCGGCGCGCCCGGCCCGGGGAGGACCTGGTCTCGGGGCTGATCGCGGCCCACGACGAGGACGGCCGGCTCAGCGAGCAGGAGATGATCTCCACGTGCGTGCTGCTGCTGAACGCCGGGCACGAGGCGACGGTCAACACCACCGCCAACGGCTGGTGGACGCTGCTGCGCCACCCCGGGCAGTTGGCCGGGCTGCGGGAGCGCGCGCACCCCGGGGACGCGGCGTCCGGATGCCTGTCCACAGCTGTGGACGAACTGATGCGCTTCGACACTCCGCTGCAGATGTTCGAACGCTGGGTGCTCGACGACGTCCGGATCGGTGACACCGTCGTCCCCCGGGGCGCGGAGGTGGCGCTGCTCTTCGGGTCGGCCAACCGGGACCCCGCGCGCTTCGCCGACCCCGACGTCCTCGACCTCACCCGGGCCGACAACCCCCACCTGACCTTCGGTGCCGGGATCCACTACTGCCTGGGCGCCCCGCTGGCCCGGCGCGAGCTGGAGGCGTCCTTCGGGGCGCTGCTGGCCGAGGGGGTCCCGCCGCTGCGGCTGGCGAAGGAGCCGCAGTGGCGGGAGGGATACGTCATCCGGGGGCTGCGGGAACTGCTCGTCGAGTTCTAGGCCGTCCCCTTCGGACCGGGCCGTCTGCGCGAAGGAGCGCCGGGCCGCCTACACCACCAGGTCGCGGCGGCGCAGCGCGGCCAGCCCGGCCGCCGTGAGGGCCGCCGCCAGGGCGGTCAGGGCGAGCAGCGGGGCCCAGGCCGTCGCGGCTGCGGCGCCGGGCAGACGGGGCAGGTGGGCGAAGGGCGAGAGGTCGAGCACGGCGTCGGGCAGGTGCAGCGCCGGGCCGACCCAGCCCAGGGCGAGCGCGGCCCCGGCCACGGCCCAGGCGACCGCCGTGTACCGCGGGGCCGCGCCGTGCAGCAGGACCGCGAGGCCGCCGATCGCCCACACCGCCGGAAGTTGGGCGAGCGCGGCGCCGACCGCCGGGCCGAGCGCGGCGGCCCGGCCCTGCCCGAGGCCCAGGCCGAGCCCGGCGGCGAGCAGGATCAGCGCCGGGCCGCCGAAGGCCGCGGCCAGGTGGCCGCCGGCCCAGCGCAGCCTGCCGACCGGGTGCGCGAGCAGCGGTTCGGCGCGCTGCCCCGTCTCCTCGGCGGCCAGGCGCAGGACGGCCGCGACGGCGTACAGGGCGGCGACCATGCCGAGCATCTGGGCCATGGTGGCCAGGAAGGCGTCGGTCAGCCCGCTCCGGTTGCCCATCCGCTCGATGAGCTCGCGCGTCCGGTCGTTGCCGCCGACCAGTTCGGTGGCGCCGGCGGCGACGGCGCCGAAGACCAGCCCGGCGGCGAGGAAGGCCAGGCTCCAGCCGACGAGGGCCGGGCGCTGGAGCCGTCGGGCCAGCGCCCCGGCCGAGCCGAGCCGGCCGTGTGCGGGGCCGGGGCGGGCCGGCAGGAGGCCCGTGCCGAGGTCGCGCCGGCCGGCCAGCGCGTACGCGGCCGCCGCAAGCGCGGCGGTGGCCGTCGCGAACAGGGCCAGCACCCACCAGCGTTCGCCCGCGAAGGCCCGTACGTGCTCCAGCCAGCCCAGCGGCGAGAGCCAGGTCGGCAGGGACGCGCCGGCGGGGGCGCGGGCGTCGCCGACGGCGCGCAGTACGAAGGCCGCGCCGATCGCCGCCCCCGTGAGCCCCTTCGCGAGGCGCGCGCTCCCGGTGAGTTGCGCCGCGACGGCGGCGAGCGCCGCGCAGAGCGTGCCGGTGGCGCCGATGCCCAGCCCGAGGGCCGCCGCGCCGGCCGCGCCGTGCCCGGCGAGGCCGGCGGTCACCAGGGCCGCGGCCAGGCCGTTGGCGAGCAGGGCGGTCAGCAGCGCCGCGGTCAACGGGGCACGGCGGCCCACCACGGCCGCCGACAGCATCTCCTGACGGCCCGTCTCCTCCTCTTCGCGGGTGTGGCGGACCACGATGACCAGGCTCATGATCCCGGCGAGCACCGCGGCGAAGACCCCGCCCTTCCATGCGGTCAGTGCGCCGACGGAGTCGCCGAAGACCGGTCCGTACAGGCCGCGCAGCGAGCCGCTGGCGTTGGTGGTGGCCAGCAGGGTGCCGCGCTCGGCGGGGGTCTGGTAGACCGATTCCAGCGAGGCGGGCAGGGCCAGCACCATCGACGCGACGACGAGGATCCAGACGGGCGCCAGCACCCGGTCGCGCCGCAGGGCGAGCCGCACCAGGGCCGCGGTGCCGGCGAGCGGGGCGCTCATCGCGCACCCTCCTCGGCGTAGTGGCGCAGGAACAGCTCTTCGAGGGTGGGCGGGGTGGAGGTCAGCGACCGGACGCCGGACGCGGCGAGGGAGCGCAGGACGGCGTCCAGCTTGTCGGTGTCGACCCGGAGGCGGACGCCGGCGCCCCGGACCTCGACGTCGTGGACGCCGGGCAGGTGCGCGAGGCCGTCGGGCGGCCCGGCGAGTTCGGCGCTGATCGAGGTGCGGGTGAGGTGGCGCAGCTCGGCGAGGGTGCCGCTCTCCACGGTGCGGCCCCTGCGGACGATGCTGACCCGGTCGCAGAGGGCCTCGACCTCGCCGAGGATGTGCGAGCTGAGCAGGACGGTGCGCCCGCCGGCGCGGGCTTCGGTGACGCAGCCGCGGAAGACCTCCTCCATCAGCGGGTCGAGGCCGGAGGTGGGTTCGTCGAGGACGAGCAGGTCGGTGTCGGAGGCGAAGGCGGCGACGAGGGCGACCTTCTGCCGGTTGCCCTTGGAGTAGGTGCGGCCCTTCCCGGTCGGGTCGAGTTCGAAGCGCTCGACCAGTTCGGCCCGGCGCGCCGGGTCGAGTCCGCCGCGCAGCCGCCCGTAGAGGTCGATGACCTCGCCGCCGGAGAGGTTGGGCCACAGGGTGACGTCACCGGGGACGTAGGCGACGCGGCGGTGCAGGGCCACGGCGTCGGACCAGGGGTCGCCGCCGAGGAGT
Above is a window of Streptomyces subrutilus DNA encoding:
- a CDS encoding cytochrome P450; the encoded protein is MGFDPWDAAFVADPYPAYREVREQGRAVWFEPTGQWLVPHYADVSALLRDRRLGRTYLHRFTHEEFGREAPPPEHEPFHVLNGNGLLDLEDPAHARVRRLVAKAFTPRTVERLVPAVRRLAGELVGRLLADGGGDLLTVVAEPLPVAVIAELLGVPEADRGLLRPWSADICGMFELRPDEETARRAVRASEEFGAYLRALIAERRARPGEDLVSGLIAAHDEDGRLSEQEMISTCVLLLNAGHEATVNTTANGWWTLLRHPGQLAGLRERAHPGDAASGCLSTAVDELMRFDTPLQMFERWVLDDVRIGDTVVPRGAEVALLFGSANRDPARFADPDVLDLTRADNPHLTFGAGIHYCLGAPLARRELEASFGALLAEGVPPLRLAKEPQWREGYVIRGLRELLVEF
- a CDS encoding ABC transporter permease; its protein translation is MSAPLAGTAALVRLALRRDRVLAPVWILVVASMVLALPASLESVYQTPAERGTLLATTNASGSLRGLYGPVFGDSVGALTAWKGGVFAAVLAGIMSLVIVVRHTREEEETGRQEMLSAAVVGRRAPLTAALLTALLANGLAAALVTAGLAGHGAAGAAALGLGIGATGTLCAALAAVAAQLTGSARLAKGLTGAAIGAAFVLRAVGDARAPAGASLPTWLSPLGWLEHVRAFAGERWWVLALFATATAALAAAAYALAGRRDLGTGLLPARPGPAHGRLGSAGALARRLQRPALVGWSLAFLAAGLVFGAVAAGATELVGGNDRTRELIERMGNRSGLTDAFLATMAQMLGMVAALYAVAAVLRLAAEETGQRAEPLLAHPVGRLRWAGGHLAAAFGGPALILLAAGLGLGLGQGRAAALGPAVGAALAQLPAVWAIGGLAVLLHGAAPRYTAVAWAVAGAALALGWVGPALHLPDAVLDLSPFAHLPRLPGAAAATAWAPLLALTALAAALTAAGLAALRRRDLVV
- a CDS encoding ABC transporter ATP-binding protein is translated as MTKAISVAGLHKAFGRTHALDGLDLAVTTGEVHGFLGPNGSGKSTTLRILLGLLRADSGTVELLGGDPWSDAVALHRRVAYVPGDVTLWPNLSGGEVIDLYGRLRGGLDPARRAELVERFELDPTGKGRTYSKGNRQKVALVAAFASDTDLLVLDEPTSGLDPLMEEVFRGCVTEARAGGRTVLLSSHILGEVEALCDRVSIVRRGRTVESGTLAELRHLTRTSISAELAGPPDGLAHLPGVHDVEVRGAGVRLRVDTDKLDAVLRSLAASGVRSLTSTPPTLEELFLRHYAEEGAR